Proteins encoded within one genomic window of Spirulina major PCC 6313:
- a CDS encoding CHAT domain-containing protein produces the protein MQLARFYSSAIALILWGVPLPRAIAQSIIPATDGTGTQVQFHDQTYTITGGQTSADGINLFHSLQRFGLDSGEIATFVGTAELRNILARVVGGSPSQIDGLIQVLGGRPHLYLMNPAGLLFGAGARLNVPGDFIATTATGIGFGNGQWFDAIGAADYGQLGGDPNQFAFDLTQGGAIINAGDLQVNPGQQLGLIGTTVINTGTLTASGGEITIASVPHSSLIRLSQPGHLLSLELTPPRTPSGDILAIAPLDLPTLLTGASDLDLGMTATPNTVTLRATGQPFSLDPALAIVSGRLDVRDRIGGAIQVWGDRVGLFGADLDASGDFGGGRIRVGGDDRGLGPLPTAQFTAVDAASMLNVTAHHQGDGGSAIVWADDTTQFFGQIEAEGGTFGGDGGFVEVSGYQTLVFDGQVSAIAPLGTVGTLLLDPSIITIVAGSTTAPAELGNNNPLIWGGGRLDPQEDSGAQQIGVDNLRTLLLANDLTLEVSDEIIWEAGASLDTTGFGANRTLTLRADNDITLNGNPITAGGNPLNLVLRSNTDNGTRGDINTQDITTNGGNLTIDNNNRITLGNVTTNGGAITMTLPRVQNIAAGILDSSSGATGGNVTLTGEGDITVAAINAQGGTGAGGAVLITSRKQLEVTGTFTAQDGLTASISAIGSSPGSVTIAYETGQANPTFTLGSGVTKSGTAGAITTGDRTLLPNQTFAGRNIGSINIYADTPVLLEPPPTTNPDPVPTAPTAPAPAATPPTAPNLTAISPNDLTPAANTPSSSDVMVAAGGGGGSSQMSAVSFATAEQSFTASFNAYFASGSGDAAGAIASGGSSSGSSPVAAASFNATNGSEAGIGGRSNADGDSATQAGGDTSAFSGLNTSNRDGNGDGNDGDESAAETVMTLAEAQASLRNVEAATGVKPALLYGLFVPPIGTRVEPQDTDQLYVMLVLPTGDPIVRAIPATRQMVLRVAGQFRRSVQSLEHQAYLRPAQQLHRWLIEPVVADIEAAEIHHLTFLLDDGLRSLPVAAFHNGDRFLIEDYSLSLMPSMALSDLSYVRINGLGLLAMGAETFDDHEALPAAGTEVELLTSELWQGTSLKNEDFTSDALKSTRQRTPYGMIHLATHGNFSPGTPQDSYIQLGNERLGLDELRQLGLNDPPVELMVLSACQTALGDTEAELGFAGLAVLAGVKTAVGSLWQISDLGTLGFMTSFYSQLQTASIKAEALRQAQLTLLRDRVQSQDGQLQVGDRTVPLPAALVESEGASFTHPYYWSTFTMIGTPW, from the coding sequence ATGCAATTAGCGCGTTTTTACTCCAGTGCGATCGCGCTGATATTGTGGGGTGTGCCTTTACCGAGGGCGATCGCGCAATCCATCATTCCCGCCACCGATGGCACCGGCACTCAGGTTCAGTTTCACGACCAAACCTATACAATTACCGGTGGTCAGACTTCCGCAGACGGGATAAATTTGTTCCACAGTCTACAGCGTTTCGGGCTGGACTCCGGAGAAATCGCTACGTTTGTGGGGACGGCGGAACTACGGAATATTTTGGCGCGGGTAGTGGGGGGGAGTCCGTCCCAGATTGATGGGCTGATCCAGGTCTTGGGCGGTCGTCCGCATCTGTACCTGATGAATCCGGCGGGGTTATTGTTCGGCGCGGGGGCGCGGCTCAATGTGCCGGGGGATTTTATCGCGACGACGGCGACGGGGATCGGGTTTGGCAATGGCCAATGGTTCGATGCGATCGGGGCGGCGGACTATGGGCAGTTGGGGGGCGATCCGAATCAATTCGCGTTTGACTTGACCCAGGGGGGTGCGATCATTAACGCGGGGGATTTACAGGTTAATCCGGGTCAGCAGTTGGGGTTAATCGGCACGACGGTGATCAATACCGGGACGCTGACGGCATCAGGGGGGGAGATTACGATCGCATCCGTTCCCCACAGCAGCCTGATCCGCCTGTCCCAACCGGGCCACCTCCTCAGCCTCGAACTCACCCCACCCCGCACCCCCAGCGGCGACATTCTCGCGATCGCTCCCCTAGATCTCCCCACCCTCCTCACCGGGGCCTCGGATCTCGATCTCGGCATGACGGCCACCCCCAACACCGTCACCCTCAGGGCCACGGGCCAACCCTTCAGCCTCGATCCGGCGCTGGCGATTGTGTCCGGTCGTTTGGATGTGCGCGATCGCATTGGGGGGGCGATCCAAGTTTGGGGCGATCGCGTCGGTCTCTTCGGGGCGGATCTGGATGCGTCGGGAGACTTTGGCGGCGGCAGGATTCGCGTTGGGGGTGACGATCGCGGCTTGGGGCCGCTGCCAACGGCACAATTTACGGCGGTGGATGCGGCGAGTATGTTAAACGTCACTGCCCATCACCAGGGCGACGGGGGCAGCGCGATCGTTTGGGCGGATGACACAACCCAGTTTTTCGGGCAGATTGAGGCCGAGGGGGGAACTTTCGGCGGCGATGGGGGGTTTGTGGAGGTGAGCGGCTATCAAACCTTGGTGTTTGATGGGCAGGTGAGCGCGATCGCCCCCCTCGGAACTGTCGGCACACTCCTCCTCGACCCGTCGATTATCACCATCGTTGCAGGCAGCACCACCGCCCCAGCAGAATTAGGGAACAATAACCCCTTGATTTGGGGTGGGGGACGGCTAGACCCCCAAGAAGACAGCGGCGCTCAACAGATTGGTGTGGATAATCTGCGCACCCTCTTACTCGCCAACGATCTCACCCTGGAAGTCTCCGATGAAATTATTTGGGAGGCGGGAGCCAGCTTAGATACAACGGGATTTGGGGCGAATCGTACCTTAACCCTCCGGGCGGATAATGACATCACGTTGAACGGGAATCCCATCACTGCCGGGGGCAATCCGTTAAATCTCGTGTTGCGATCGAACACAGATAACGGTACGCGGGGCGATATCAATACCCAAGACATCACCACCAACGGCGGCAACCTCACCATTGATAACAATAACCGCATTACCTTGGGCAACGTCACCACCAACGGCGGCGCGATTACCATGACCTTGCCCAGGGTGCAAAACATTGCGGCGGGTATTCTCGATAGTTCGAGCGGGGCGACGGGGGGAAATGTGACGCTGACGGGAGAGGGTGATATTACCGTAGCGGCGATTAATGCCCAAGGTGGTACGGGGGCCGGGGGCGCGGTGCTGATCACCTCCCGTAAGCAGTTGGAAGTGACGGGTACGTTTACGGCTCAGGATGGTTTGACGGCAAGCATTAGCGCGATCGGCAGTAGTCCCGGTTCGGTGACGATCGCTTACGAAACCGGGCAGGCGAATCCAACATTCACCCTAGGATCTGGGGTGACAAAAAGTGGCACGGCGGGCGCGATTACGACGGGCGATCGCACCCTCCTCCCCAATCAAACCTTTGCGGGTCGTAACATCGGCTCGATCAACATCTACGCCGATACTCCCGTCCTTCTCGAACCCCCACCCACCACCAACCCGGACCCCGTCCCGACGGCTCCCACCGCACCGGCCCCGGCAGCAACGCCCCCCACAGCCCCCAACCTGACCGCCATCAGCCCCAACGATCTCACCCCCGCCGCCAACACCCCCAGCAGCAGTGATGTGATGGTGGCCGCTGGCGGTGGGGGCGGTTCGTCTCAAATGAGCGCGGTTTCGTTTGCCACCGCAGAGCAATCCTTTACAGCCTCGTTTAATGCCTACTTTGCGTCGGGGTCAGGGGATGCGGCCGGTGCGATCGCATCCGGTGGGTCTTCCTCCGGTTCCTCCCCCGTGGCGGCGGCGAGCTTTAATGCCACCAACGGGAGCGAGGCGGGCATCGGGGGACGGAGTAACGCAGACGGAGACAGTGCAACCCAGGCAGGCGGCGATACCAGTGCCTTTAGTGGGTTAAACACGAGTAACAGGGATGGCAATGGGGATGGCAATGATGGGGACGAATCAGCCGCTGAAACGGTGATGACCCTGGCGGAAGCTCAGGCCAGTTTGCGCAATGTGGAAGCGGCGACGGGGGTGAAACCGGCCTTGCTCTATGGGTTGTTTGTGCCGCCGATTGGGACGCGGGTTGAACCCCAAGATACGGATCAGCTTTATGTGATGTTGGTGTTGCCCACGGGTGATCCGATTGTGCGGGCCATCCCGGCGACACGACAAATGGTGTTGCGGGTGGCGGGGCAGTTTCGGCGATCGGTGCAGTCGCTGGAACATCAGGCGTATCTGCGTCCGGCGCAACAACTCCATCGCTGGCTGATTGAACCGGTGGTGGCGGATATTGAGGCGGCGGAGATTCATCACCTAACGTTTTTATTGGATGATGGGCTGCGATCGCTCCCCGTGGCCGCGTTTCACAATGGCGATCGCTTTTTAATTGAAGACTATAGCCTCAGCCTCATGCCCAGCATGGCGTTAAGCGATTTAAGTTACGTCAGAATCAATGGTTTAGGGTTGTTGGCGATGGGGGCCGAAACGTTCGACGATCACGAGGCCCTCCCGGCAGCAGGCACAGAGGTGGAACTCTTGACGAGTGAACTCTGGCAGGGCACATCCCTAAAAAATGAAGACTTCACCAGCGATGCCCTCAAATCCACCCGTCAACGCACCCCCTACGGCATGATTCACCTCGCCACCCACGGTAATTTCAGCCCCGGCACGCCCCAAGACTCCTACATTCAACTGGGTAATGAACGGCTGGGGTTGGATGAACTGCGCCAACTGGGGTTAAACGATCCACCGGTGGAATTGATGGTGTTGAGTGCCTGCCAGACGGCCCTAGGGGATACGGAGGCGGAATTGGGGTTTGCGGGGTTGGCGGTGCTGGCGGGGGTGAAGACGGCGGTGGGTAGCCTGTGGCAGATTAGCGACCTGGGGACGTTGGGCTTTATGACGAGCTTTTATAGCCAGTTGCAAACCGCCTCGATTAAAGCCGAAGCCCTCCGTCAGGCCCAGTTAACCCTACTGCGCGACCGGGTGCAATCCCAGGACGGACAGTTACAGGTGGGCGATCGCACCGTCCCCCTCCCCGCTGCCCTCGTGGAGAGTGAAGGCGCAAGTTTCACCCATCCGTACTACTGGAGCACCTTCACGATGATCGGCACGCCGTGGTAA
- a CDS encoding pentapeptide repeat-containing protein — translation MCDRYAAGETEFARANLSGFNLTNADLIGINLTQADLHGATLLFAYLSRAQLRKANLTGTKLSGANLNQASLTSASLHNADLHGASLQGADLRNADITLATLLDANLIEADLRGTNLSGANLTGACLRGANLREERRIYSSSLTGAILCNVDLQGANLKGADLPKANMSGANLREVNFRNADLSGADLSGADLSGAFLSEANLSGVDFTGAILKQTRMERVLMPEAQLSQANLEGALLIDARMAKTDLSGANLTGVRLNRSDLSRANLKNANLTEAELIETYCARTNMTGVNLTRANLVRAELSTATLTWVEWTGATMPDGSQYQA, via the coding sequence TTGTGCGATCGCTACGCCGCCGGTGAAACCGAATTTGCCCGCGCCAACCTCAGCGGCTTCAACCTCACCAACGCCGACCTAATCGGGATTAACCTCACCCAAGCCGACCTCCACGGCGCGACCTTGCTCTTCGCCTACCTCAGCCGTGCCCAACTGCGCAAAGCCAACCTCACCGGCACTAAACTGAGCGGGGCCAACCTCAACCAAGCCAGCCTCACCAGTGCCAGCCTCCACAATGCCGACCTCCACGGGGCCAGCCTCCAAGGGGCCGACCTGCGCAATGCGGACATCACCCTCGCCACCCTCCTTGATGCCAACTTGATCGAAGCGGACTTACGGGGCACAAACCTGAGCGGCGCAAACCTGACGGGGGCTTGTCTACGGGGGGCCAACCTCCGCGAAGAGCGGCGCATCTATAGTTCCAGTTTGACCGGGGCGATTCTCTGTAATGTGGACTTGCAAGGGGCCAATTTGAAAGGGGCCGATTTACCCAAGGCGAATATGAGCGGGGCGAATTTGCGGGAGGTGAATTTTCGCAATGCAGACTTAAGCGGGGCGGATTTGAGCGGGGCAGACTTGAGCGGGGCGTTTTTGTCTGAGGCGAATCTCAGCGGTGTGGATTTCACTGGGGCGATCTTGAAACAGACGCGGATGGAGCGGGTCTTGATGCCGGAGGCGCAGTTAAGCCAAGCCAATTTAGAAGGGGCGTTGTTGATCGATGCGCGGATGGCCAAGACGGATCTGTCGGGGGCGAATTTAACGGGGGTGCGCCTCAATCGCTCGGATCTCAGTCGGGCGAATTTAAAAAATGCGAACCTGACGGAAGCGGAACTAATTGAAACCTACTGTGCGCGCACCAATATGACGGGGGTGAATTTAACGCGGGCGAATTTGGTGCGGGCGGAACTGAGTACGGCGACGCTAACCTGGGTGGAATGGACGGGGGCGACGATGCCCGATGGCAGCCAATATCAGGCTTAG